Proteins encoded in a region of the Pseudomonas denitrificans (nom. rej.) genome:
- the nosZ gene encoding TAT-dependent nitrous-oxide reductase — protein sequence MTDKKQQHDEIAGLSRRGFLGASAVTGAAALVTAGSMGAFTSREAWADAVKSAQDKIHIAPGELDEYYGFWSGGHQGEVRVMGIPSMRELMRIPVFNVDSATGWGLTNESKRVLGDSAHFQNGDCHHPHISMTDGKYDGKYLFINDKANSRVARIRLDIMKCDRITTIPNVQAIHGLRLQKVPHTQYVFCNAEFIIPHPNDGTSFDITGDNAFTMYNALDAETMEVAWQVIVDGNLDNSDMDYTGRFTAATCYNSEKATDLAGMMRNERDWVVVFDVPAIEKEIKAKRFITLGDSKVPVVDGRKKDGKDSVVTRYIPVPKNPHGLNTSPDGKYFIANGKLSPTCSIIAIDKLPDLFSGKLKDPRDVIVGEPELGLGPLHTTFDGRGNAYTTLFIDSQLVKWNIADAIRAYKGEKVDYIRQKLDVHYQPGHNHATLTETKEADGKWIIVLSKFSKDRFLPTGPLHPENDQLIDISGDEMKLVHDGPTFAEPHDCILARRDQIKTRKIWDRKDPFFAETVAIAKRDGIDLMQDNKVIRDGKKVRVYMTSSAPAYGLTEFTVKQGDEVTVTITNLDEIEDVTHGFVVVNHGVSMEISPQQTSSITFTADKPGLHWYYCSWFCHALHMEMVGRMLVEKA from the coding sequence ATGACTGACAAGAAACAGCAGCACGACGAGATCGCCGGGCTCAGCCGGCGGGGCTTCCTCGGTGCCTCCGCGGTCACCGGCGCAGCGGCGCTGGTGACCGCAGGCTCGATGGGCGCGTTCACCTCTCGCGAGGCCTGGGCCGACGCGGTCAAGTCGGCCCAGGACAAGATCCACATCGCCCCCGGTGAGCTGGACGAGTACTACGGCTTCTGGAGCGGCGGCCACCAGGGCGAGGTTCGCGTGATGGGCATCCCATCGATGCGCGAGCTGATGCGCATCCCGGTGTTCAACGTCGACTCGGCCACCGGCTGGGGCCTGACCAACGAGAGCAAACGCGTCCTCGGCGACAGCGCGCATTTCCAGAACGGCGACTGCCACCACCCGCATATCTCGATGACCGACGGCAAGTACGACGGCAAGTACCTGTTCATCAACGACAAGGCCAACAGCCGCGTCGCGCGCATCCGCCTGGACATCATGAAGTGCGACCGCATCACCACCATTCCCAACGTCCAGGCCATCCACGGCCTGCGCCTGCAGAAGGTGCCGCACACCCAGTACGTGTTCTGCAACGCCGAGTTCATCATCCCCCACCCCAATGACGGGACGAGCTTCGACATCACCGGCGACAATGCCTTCACCATGTACAACGCGCTGGATGCCGAGACCATGGAAGTGGCCTGGCAGGTCATCGTCGACGGCAACCTCGACAACAGCGACATGGACTACACCGGCCGCTTCACGGCCGCCACCTGCTACAACTCGGAGAAGGCCACCGATCTGGCCGGCATGATGCGCAACGAGCGCGACTGGGTGGTGGTGTTCGACGTCCCGGCGATCGAGAAGGAGATCAAGGCCAAGCGCTTCATCACCCTGGGCGACAGCAAGGTGCCGGTGGTCGACGGGCGCAAGAAGGACGGCAAGGACAGCGTCGTCACCCGCTACATCCCGGTGCCGAAGAACCCCCACGGCCTCAATACCTCGCCGGACGGCAAGTACTTCATCGCCAACGGCAAGCTCTCCCCCACCTGCAGCATCATCGCCATCGACAAGCTGCCCGACCTGTTCTCCGGCAAGCTCAAGGACCCGCGCGACGTTATCGTCGGCGAACCGGAGCTGGGCCTGGGCCCGCTGCACACCACCTTCGACGGCCGCGGCAACGCCTATACCACGCTGTTCATCGACAGCCAGCTGGTGAAATGGAACATCGCCGACGCGATTCGCGCCTACAAGGGCGAGAAGGTCGACTACATCCGCCAGAAGCTCGACGTGCACTACCAGCCAGGCCACAACCACGCGACGCTGACCGAGACCAAGGAGGCCGACGGCAAGTGGATCATCGTGCTCAGCAAGTTCTCCAAGGACCGCTTCCTGCCCACCGGCCCGCTGCACCCGGAGAACGACCAGCTGATCGACATCTCCGGCGACGAGATGAAGCTGGTGCACGACGGCCCCACCTTCGCCGAGCCGCATGACTGCATCCTCGCCCGCCGCGACCAGATCAAGACCCGCAAGATCTGGGACCGCAAGGACCCGTTCTTCGCCGAGACCGTGGCCATCGCCAAGCGCGACGGCATCGACCTGATGCAGGACAACAAGGTCATCCGCGACGGCAAGAAGGTCCGCGTCTACATGACCTCTTCCGCGCCCGCCTACGGTCTTACCGAGTTCACCGTGAAACAGGGCGATGAAGTCACCGTCACCATCACCAACCTGGACGAGATCGAGGACGTCACCCACGGCTTCGTCGTGGTCAACCACGGCGTGAGCATGGAGATCAGCCCGCAACAGACCTCCTCCATCACCTTCACCGCCGACAAGCCCGGCCTGCACTGGTACTACTGCAGCTGGTTCTGCCATGCGCTGCACATGGAAATGGTCGGCCGCATGCTGGTGGAAAAAGCCTGA
- a CDS encoding nitrous oxide reductase family maturation protein NosD: MGLTRPGLALSLLLAASVQAQPQAIDQLPLQGDGDIRTLPAGTYSGNFTIDHPLHLRCAPGALFDGEGTGSTLHVRVPGVVIEGCALRNWGRDLTAMDAAIFIDKAAHGTVVRGNDLQGAGFGIWLDATADVQVLDNRIQGDPSVRSQDRGNGIHLYAVKNALVRGNQVRQTRDGVYIDTSNDSSIEDNLFEDLRYGVHYMFTHNSRVIGNTTRHTRTGYALMQSRKLTVVGNRSVDDQNYGILMNYITYSTLTGNRVEAVRSGDGGGDAMIAGAEGKALFIYNSLFNRIEDNRFESSALGIHLTAGSEDNRISGNAFIGNRQQVKYVASRTQEWSADGRGNYWSDYLGWDRNADGIGDVAYEPNDKVDQLLWLYPQVQLLMTSPAIELLRWVQRAFPVTRPPGVRDSFPLMRAADLEPQP, from the coding sequence ATGGGACTCACCCGGCCCGGCCTTGCCCTGTCGCTGCTGCTCGCGGCAAGCGTCCAGGCACAACCGCAAGCCATCGACCAGTTGCCCCTGCAGGGCGACGGCGACATCCGCACGCTGCCGGCCGGTACGTACAGCGGCAACTTCACCATCGACCATCCGCTGCACCTGCGCTGCGCGCCTGGCGCCCTGTTCGACGGCGAAGGGACCGGCAGCACGTTGCACGTGCGGGTGCCCGGCGTCGTCATCGAGGGCTGCGCGCTGCGCAACTGGGGCCGCGACCTGACCGCCATGGACGCGGCGATATTCATCGACAAGGCCGCCCACGGCACCGTGGTGCGCGGCAATGACCTGCAAGGCGCCGGCTTTGGCATCTGGCTCGACGCGACGGCTGACGTGCAGGTGCTCGACAACCGCATCCAGGGCGACCCCAGCGTTCGCTCCCAGGACCGCGGCAACGGCATCCACCTCTATGCGGTGAAGAACGCCCTGGTGCGCGGCAACCAGGTGCGCCAGACCCGCGACGGCGTCTACATCGACACCTCCAACGACAGCAGCATCGAAGACAACCTCTTCGAGGACCTGCGCTACGGCGTGCACTACATGTTCACCCACAACAGCCGCGTCATCGGCAACACCACCCGGCACACGCGCACCGGCTATGCGCTGATGCAGAGCCGCAAGCTCACCGTGGTCGGCAACCGCTCGGTGGACGACCAGAACTACGGCATCCTGATGAACTACATCACCTACTCCACCCTCACCGGCAACCGCGTCGAAGCCGTGCGCAGCGGCGATGGCGGCGGCGACGCGATGATTGCAGGCGCCGAGGGCAAGGCCCTGTTCATCTACAACTCGCTGTTCAACCGCATCGAGGACAACCGCTTCGAAAGCAGCGCCCTGGGCATCCACCTGACCGCCGGCTCCGAAGACAACCGCATCAGTGGCAACGCCTTCATCGGCAACCGCCAGCAGGTCAAGTACGTCGCCAGCCGGACCCAGGAATGGTCCGCCGACGGGCGCGGCAACTACTGGAGCGACTACCTGGGCTGGGACCGCAACGCCGACGGCATCGGCGACGTCGCCTACGAGCCCAACGACAAGGTCGACCAGTTGCTCTGGCTGTACCCACAGGTGCAACTGCTGATGACCAGCCCCGCCATCGAATTGCTGCGCTGGGTCCAGCGCGCCTTTCCCGTCACCCGTCCACCCGGCGTGCGCGACAGCTTCCCGCTGATGCGAGCCGCTGACCTGGAGCCGCAACCATGA
- a CDS encoding ABC transporter ATP-binding protein, which produces MNPVEIRDATLDYGGFTALHGLDLQLGAGEVLGLLGHNGAGKTTTIKLILGLLRPTEGSVRVFGQSPGDAAVRRRIGFLPENVTFYPQLTGRETLQHFARLKGARPAEVDELLEQVGLNHAAQRRVKTYSKGMRQRLGLAQALLGEPQLLLLDEPTVGLDPLATIELYQWLDRLRAQGTGIILCSHVLPGVESHIDRAAILAKGRLLTAGSLADLRRDAGLPVRIRYAGKPDSDWPQHWRTVGHEVAALDGRRLELRVDEGRQHEVLSVLLAEQAQELEVLPPSLEDLYRHHMQSAHAGATA; this is translated from the coding sequence ATGAACCCCGTGGAAATCCGTGACGCAACCCTGGACTACGGCGGCTTCACTGCCCTGCATGGGCTCGATCTGCAACTGGGGGCCGGGGAAGTCCTCGGCCTGCTCGGACATAACGGCGCCGGCAAGACCACCACGATCAAGCTGATCCTCGGCCTGCTGCGCCCGACAGAAGGCTCGGTGCGAGTCTTCGGCCAGTCGCCGGGCGATGCGGCGGTGCGCCGGCGCATCGGCTTCCTGCCGGAGAACGTGACCTTCTATCCACAGCTCACCGGCCGCGAAACCCTGCAGCACTTCGCCCGGCTCAAGGGCGCGCGGCCTGCCGAAGTGGACGAGTTGCTCGAACAGGTCGGCCTCAACCACGCCGCGCAGCGCCGGGTGAAAACCTACTCCAAGGGCATGCGCCAGCGCCTCGGGCTGGCCCAGGCGCTGCTCGGCGAGCCACAACTGCTGTTGCTCGACGAGCCCACCGTCGGCCTCGATCCGTTGGCCACCATCGAGCTCTACCAATGGCTGGACCGCCTGCGCGCACAGGGCACCGGGATCATCCTCTGCTCTCACGTACTGCCCGGCGTGGAATCGCATATCGACCGCGCCGCGATCCTGGCCAAGGGCCGCCTGCTCACCGCCGGCAGTCTTGCCGACCTGCGCCGGGACGCCGGCCTGCCGGTACGTATCCGCTACGCAGGCAAACCCGACAGCGACTGGCCGCAACACTGGCGCACCGTCGGCCATGAAGTCGCCGCCCTGGATGGCCGACGCCTGGAGCTGCGGGTCGATGAAGGGCGCCAGCACGAAGTGCTCAGCGTGCTGCTCGCCGAGCAGGCGCAGGAGCTCGAAGTGCTGCCTCCATCGCTGGAGGACCTCTATCGCCACCATATGCAGAGCGCGCACGCGGGAGCCACGGCATGA
- a CDS encoding ABC transporter permease: MSPIWNIARKELADGLRNRWLLAISLLFALLAVGIAWLGAAASGQVGFTSLPATLASLTSLATFLMPLIALLLAYDAIVGEEEGGTLLLLLTYPLGRGQLLIGKFLGHGLILGLATLLGFSAAALAIGLLVPGIPLGQLLGSFARFILSSCLLGWTFLAIAYALSAWVSEKSTAAGLALGVWFFFVLLFDLALLALLVIGKGQLSANLLPWLLLLNPTDLYRLINLPDFGSELGGVLTLGRDLAVPVAGLWLALCAWTLAALALAYALFRRRPI, from the coding sequence ATGAGCCCGATCTGGAACATCGCGCGCAAGGAACTGGCCGACGGCCTGCGCAATCGCTGGTTGCTCGCCATCAGCCTGCTGTTCGCCCTGCTGGCGGTCGGCATCGCCTGGCTCGGTGCCGCCGCCAGTGGCCAGGTAGGCTTCACCTCGCTACCGGCAACCCTGGCCAGCCTGACCAGCCTCGCTACCTTCCTGATGCCGCTGATCGCCCTGTTGCTGGCCTACGACGCCATCGTCGGCGAGGAGGAAGGCGGCACCCTGTTGCTCCTGCTGACCTACCCGCTGGGGCGCGGGCAGCTGCTGATCGGCAAGTTTCTTGGCCACGGCCTGATTCTCGGCCTCGCCACGCTGCTGGGCTTCTCCGCTGCCGCCCTGGCCATTGGCCTGCTGGTGCCGGGTATCCCGCTGGGGCAACTGCTGGGCTCGTTCGCCCGCTTCATCCTGTCGTCCTGCCTGCTGGGCTGGACCTTCCTGGCGATTGCCTACGCGCTGAGCGCGTGGGTCAGCGAAAAATCCACCGCCGCCGGCCTGGCGCTGGGTGTGTGGTTCTTCTTCGTACTGCTGTTCGACCTGGCCCTGCTCGCCCTGCTGGTGATAGGCAAGGGCCAGCTCAGCGCCAACCTGCTGCCCTGGCTGCTGTTGCTCAACCCCACCGACCTGTACCGGCTGATCAACCTGCCTGACTTCGGTTCCGAGCTGGGCGGCGTACTGACCCTCGGCCGCGACCTCGCCGTTCCCGTCGCCGGCCTCTGGCTGGCGCTGTGCGCCTGGACCCTGGCCGCGCTCGCGCTGGCCTATGCGCTGTTCCGCCGACGCCCGATCTGA
- a CDS encoding nitrous oxide reductase accessory protein NosL: MLLSRPLRLGLAAGFFSLLLGGCDDAAQQSANLGPVPFQNGEECHVCGMVISNFAGPKGEAVAPGAVHKFCSTAELLGWWLQPENQHSGARLYVHDMARSDWNHPDDRHLIDATSAFYVVGVKRPGAMGATLASFSERADAERMANDEGGRVLRFSEIDQSVLQGVSGDHQHH; this comes from the coding sequence ATGCTGCTGTCCCGTCCCCTTCGCCTCGGCCTCGCCGCCGGGTTCTTCAGCTTGCTGCTCGGCGGCTGCGACGATGCTGCCCAACAAAGTGCCAACCTGGGCCCTGTGCCCTTCCAGAACGGTGAGGAATGCCACGTCTGCGGTATGGTCATCAGCAACTTCGCCGGTCCCAAGGGTGAAGCCGTGGCCCCCGGAGCCGTACACAAGTTCTGTTCCACCGCCGAGTTGCTGGGCTGGTGGCTGCAGCCGGAAAACCAGCACAGCGGCGCGCGCCTGTATGTTCACGACATGGCCCGCAGCGACTGGAACCATCCCGACGACCGCCACCTGATCGACGCTACCAGCGCCTTCTACGTGGTCGGGGTGAAGCGTCCCGGCGCCATGGGCGCCACCCTCGCGTCATTCTCCGAACGCGCGGACGCGGAACGCATGGCCAATGACGAGGGTGGTCGGGTGCTGCGTTTCAGCGAGATCGACCAGAGCGTGCTGCAGGGTGTTTCAGGCGACCACCAGCATCACTGA